The nucleotide window GATGAAAACAGGTTCAACGGGCACATCGCCATGTCCTCCCTTGGTGCCGGTCTTGACCGCTCTGATCTGGTCGACCACCTCCATGCCGTCCACAACCTGGCCGAAGACGCAATAGCCGAAGCGGTCGGCCTGCTTGCTCTGGTGGTTGAGAAACGCATTGTCGACCACATTGATGAAAAATTGTGAGGTGGCCGAGTCGACTACTGCAGTACGGGCCATGGCCACGGTGCCGCGCGTATTGGACAAGCCGTTGGTTGCCTCGTTCTTGATGGCGAACTTGGGCTTCTTCTGTTCCAGGGCCTCGTTCAAGCCCCCTCCCTGGATCATGAAGTCCTTGATGACGCGATGGAATATCAGGTTGTCATAGAAGCCATCCTTGACATAACCGAGAAAATTCTTAACCGTGATAGGGGCTTTCTCTTTAAAGAGTTCAATGGTGATATCCCCCATTGACGTTTCAATCAGGACCTTCGGGTTCTGCTCGGACATCTGAAACCTCCCGTTAATTCGCAACCTTGTGCTCGATGCACGACGCGACTGTATACCACATTATACCGCGAAATTAAACTCCTTTTTCGTTTGTTCTGAAACGGCGGCAACGGGAATGCCTGCCCGGTCGCGTACGGATGGTTCCGCTTGCCGGTACGCACGTGTGTCCATCCCGCTCCGACAGGCGAAGAAACGGCGATCTCACCGATTCGGCGTTGCCAAAACAGGGGCGCTGGAGTATGGTTTGCTAAAACGTACATAACTGATGCTGTAATGGGGAGGAATTCATGAAAACTTCCGTTATGTGTGTGACACAGCTGTTGTTGGCAGCCTGTCTTTGGGCAGGGACGGCCTCGGCCATGCCGGACGGGCCCGGCTGCGAAAATGGAAAGCCGGCCATGCACCGGCATGCCTGCGGCGGGGTGGAGATCGGCGCGCCGGCGCCCCCGTTTACCCTGGAGGGGGTGGCGAATCTGGAGTTCAAAAACGTCAGCCTGAGTGATTTCCGGGGCAAGTGGGTGGTGCTGTTTTTCTATCCCGGCGATTTTACCCTGGTCTGTCATTCTGAAATCAAGGGGCTCGGCGGAGCAGTGGCCGAATTTACCCAAGCGAATGCCCAGGTGCTGGCCGTATCGGCTGACAGCAAATTTTCTCATCTGGCCTGGATCAAGAGTGGTGCTCTGGACACTCCGCAGTTCCCGCTTCTGTCTGATTTCAACAAACGTACCGCCCGGGCTTACGGCGTGCTGGACGAGAACAGTGGCCGTGCCCGGCGCGGTCTTTTCATCATCGATCCCAACGGGGTGGTACAGTACCAGGTCGTGCACAGCGACAAGATCGGTCGCAGCGTCGAGGAAACCCTGCGTGTGCTCAGGGCGCTGCAGACCGAAGAACTCTGTCCGCTCAACTGGAAGCCCGGTGAAAAACCCCTGGGGAAACCCTGATCTCGCAGCGGGAATAGTTCGTCATGGCACATACTGAAATCTGGACAACTCTCAAGGTCCTCAATTGGACCAGGGATTATCTGACCGAAAAAGGGGTAGAAAACGCCCGCCGGGAGGCTGAATGGCTGCTGTGTGCAGCCACCGGGCTGGATCGGGTCGGCCTGTACCTGAACTTCGAGCGGCCGCTCAACGAGGCGGAATTGGCCTCCTACCGCGGAATGGTGGCCCGGCGGAGCCGGCGTGAGCCGCTGCAGCACATTCTCGGGACCCAGGAATTCTGCGGACTGGAATTCGAGGTTTGCCCGGATGTGCTGATTCCCCGTCACGATACGGAGACCCTGGTAACGGAGGCGCTGGCACGGGCGCCGGGCGCCCGCAGCGTCCTGGACATCGGCACCGGCAGCGGTTGCATAGCGATTGCCCTGGCACGGCAGTTGAGTTCCGCGGCAATCACGGCCAGCGATATTTCCGGGGAGGCGCTGGCAGTGGCGCGCCGCAACGCCGAACGCAACGGAGCGACAGTGGAGTTTGTCCAAGGGTCCCTGTTCGAACCGCTGGTGGGAAGGCGTTTCGATCTGATCGTCTCCAATCCCCCTTACATTCCCAGCGCGGATATTGCGGGACTGGAGCCCGAGGTGCGCGAATGGGACCCCCGTGGGGCACTGGACGGCGGCCTGGACGGCCTGGATCTGTACCGCATCCTGATTCCGGCGGCGGTGGAACATCTGAATCCCTCAGGATGGCTGCTGGTCGAACTGGGGGCCGGCCAGGCGCCGGAGGTTGCGCGGATATTCCGTGAGTGCGGCAAGTATCGGGAGCCGATTATTGCTTCCGATCCGGCCAGCATCGAGCGGGTGGTGGGCGCGCAAAGTACCGCTCTCTGAGTCCTTTGGAAAACTATGACAGACTGTGCGGCGGCTGCCAGAACACCGGCGTGGTCCCTGTGCGTCGGAGACGCCGGTTCCCGTTTTTCGGGCGGATGGGGATGAGGCATGAAATCAGGAGATCCGATCACGGCAGCGCAAAGGGGATGGGACAATGACCGTCGATGAAATCAACCAGGTGCTGGCCGAGGCGGACCTTTTGGCCGGCGAAGCCGAGGTTTCGGCCGCCGTCGTGCGATTGGGCGCCGAGATCACGGCACGCCTGAAAGATGCCAATCCGGTAGTGATGTGCGTCATGAACGGCGGCCTGATCTTTGCCGGCCAGTTGTTGACCCGGCTGGTCTTTCCGCTGGAGGTGGATTATGTCCATGCCACCCGGTACGGGCACAAGACCAGCGGCGCCCGGCTGAACTGGACCGTCAGGCCGCAGCTCGACCTGCAGGACAGGACGGTGCTGCTGTTGGACGATATTCTGGACGAGGGCATCACTCTGGCTGCAATCGCCGAGCACTGCTGTCGGCAGGGGGCCTCCCGGGTGCTGACGGCGGTATTGGTGGAAAAGCTGCATCTGCGCAAGGTCACGCCGGGCATGCGGGCCGATTTTTCCGGAATAGAAGTGGGGGATCGCTTTCTGTTCGGCTACGGGCTCGATTACAAGGGGTACTGGCGCAATGCCCCGGGAATCTATGCCGTCAAGGGACTGTAGCCGCCGTTTCCGCCATTCATCAGGAGAGAACCACTGAAGTCTTCTTGGAAAATTTCTCGCGGTACATCCGCCTGTCGCTCGTTTTCAGGGCGAGCGGGAGTTCCGGTCCTGCATGCGCCGTAGCAACGCCAATCGATACGTTCAGGTTCAAGTGCAGGTCCGTAGCGTTCGCCTCATCACGGTATCTGCGTATCCTCTCGACCGTCGCTTCCGCTTCCCGCTCGTCCGTTCTCGGCAGCAGGATTGAAAACTCATCCCCCCCGATGCGGGCCACAATGTCTTCGGTACGAAAGGCCTGGAGGAGGACCAGGGCCGCCATCCGGATCAATCGGTCCCCTGCCTCGTGTCCCAGAGCGTCGTTGACTCCCTTGAGCCCATCCATATCGACCGTGATGATGCTTATCGGAAACTCCCTGCCTCGGGCCAGTCTCTTCAACTCCGCCTCGAAAAAGGCCCGATTGTAAAGATCCGTAAGAGGATCGTGGGTGCTCCTGTAGACCAGTTCCGCTTCAGCCTTTTTCCGCTCCGAGATGTCCTCTCCGATACTCGCCACCCCGCTTACCCTCCCGTCCGAGCCGTACAGGATGGTCCGGTTCCACGAGATGAGGCGCCGCACGCCGCTGCGGGTGGAGATCTCGTACTCGCCATGGCTGGGCAGGGACCCGTCCGCGATCTCCACCATGAACCTCTCTGTCAGGCCCCGGTGGCCGGGATTGAAGATCTCGAACCACCTGCGTCCCAGGACCTCTTCCCTGGGCCATCCGGTCAGCCTGAGAAGAAAGTCGTTGCAGAAGACGATGCGGCTGTCGAGATCGAGCTCTACTGCCAGGAGTTGGATGTTCTCCAGCGTTTCCCTGAAGCGCCGTTCCGATTCACGCAGGGATTGTTCGACCCATTTGCGTTCGAACAGTTGTCCGATCTGGCTGCCGAGCGGAGCTATCGCGTCGAGCAGGCCGGGATCGGGCTCCCGGGCGTCACGGCTGAAGAACTCCATCACCCCCGCTACGGTCCCACCCAGCACAATGGGAAAGGCAAAGGCCCCGCGCAGGCCGCTTTTCTCCGCAGCGGAGCGGCGGGGGAAATTCTCTTCCATCAGCACATCCGACACCCAGGCCGGGCTGCCGGCCGACCACACCCGCCCCGGCAGCCCCTCCTCGGGGTAGAAGGACATGATGCGGTTCAGCGCCTCAAACGAGGCGATATCCAGGTCCGGCCGATGCCACATGTCCAACAGCAGCAGCGTTTCCTTCTTTTGATCCATCCACCAGACGGTGCCCACTTCCCAGCCGATTGCCTCGCAGATCGTCTTCAGCACCCGCGGAATCGCTTCGCCGACCGTTGTCGACTCGGCCAGAATGCTGTTCACCGCGTGTTGCGAGGCGAGGCGCCATTCGGTCAGTTTGCGTTTCGAGATGTCCCGTACCAACTCGACCGCGGCTACGATCCTGCCCGTGGAGTCCCGTACCGGCGATACGGCGAACTCCAGTTGGCGGCGGGAGCCATCGGCAAAGAGCATCTCCCGCTCACCGCAGTGCACCTCTCCGTCCCGCAGCGCTTCGACCACGAGACATCCCTCACAATGGGACTCCCTGCCGTGATAGGCCCTGAAGCAGAGTTCTCCCGCATGGTCTCCCAGTAGTTCCGAAACGAACAGGTTCTGATAAAGAATGCGGAGATCCAGATCAACTACGGTGACCATGTCGGCAATGGCAGCGATGAACGCCTCGGTCCTGGCTCGTGCTTCCTGCGCCTCTGCCAGGGCGGCCGCGACCTCCTGGGCGAACTCCCGGGATATCCTGTGCATCTCATCCTGCTTGTCGTGGAGATCCTTGATCATGGTGTTGAAGGCGACGGCCAGTTCCTCGATCTCATCTCCGCTCTTGATCCGGATTTCCTTCTCCCCCCCTTCGAGGCCGGACAGACTCCTGATGTGGCCGGTCAGCGTGCGAAGCGGTGCGGTGAGGGCCCTCATGCTCAGCCAGACGATCGCCAGGGACACCAGTACGCCGACGATCACCGCCATGATCGCGAAACGGGTGGCCTCCCGAACCGGCGCATAGGCTTCCTCCAGGGGGTAATTGGCTGCCAGGATCCAATTGGTGGTTTTCAGTCCCAGGACGGAGGTCAGGGCCCGTAATCCCCTTGAATTCACGGTTTCCTCAGTCCCGTTGAATCCGGTGATCCCCTTGTCGAAGACACGATTGACCCCCGGCGGTACGTCCTGTTTCAGGATCCTGCTCCGGTCGGGATGCATGATCATGGTCCGTCGGGTGTCGTAGATGTAGATGTAACCGGTCGTGCCTATCCTTGTGCGGGCGTGTTCTCCCAGGAGGTTGTCCTTTGTCAGGTCGATGCTCCCCCCCAGCACGGCGATGATCGTGCCGTCAGGGCCGAAGACGGGGGCGGTGAACATCATGGTCGGATGGTGGTGGGTCTGCGACGAGAGAAAAGGGGCGGATATGACCGGTTTGCCCGACTCGATCGTTCTGCGGAAGTACTCGCGAAAGGCGTAACTTTGCCCCTGACGCCTCAGATCGGGAGATTCGGCGATCAGCCTGCCCTGTGAAGAGAAAAGGTAGATGCCGTTGTCGAAGAGCGTCAGCAGACCGGAGTCGCTACTTAGCAGGCGCTGTGCCAGGGAGTGGTCGGTGACGGCCCTGCCGGGAATGGTGGCCGCCTTGGCGATGATGGCATCCTGCGTGCGCTTGATGGTGTTGTCGAGGTCCCGTGCGATCTCGGTGATGAGGGCGTACTGCTGGGCAGCGATGGTGTCGCGGAAGCGCTTTTCGAAATAGGAGATGATCGGGAACGCGGATGCGACCATCAGCGCCGTTACCAGCAGGGAGACGACCAGGGACATCTTGGTTTTCAGGCTGACGAATCTTCGCACGAGTGCTCCATTATCGGTGGGCGCTGGACTGGCCTGCCAAACAGGGGAGAGACCGGGAGAAGGTTCCCGGCAGCCGCTACTGGCCGCGTGGTCGCCGTAGCTCCCGGTGCGGGATCATGATCGGACCGTTTTCAGATACTCCAGTACCTGTGCGGGATGCTGCTCGGCTTTCGCCACGGTGGGCCAATGTTTGCGGACAACTCCGTCCGGTCCGATTATTACGGTGGAGCGGATCGTGCCCATGGTCTTTTTGCCGTAGCTTACCTTCTCCCCATAGGCGCCATAGGCCTGCATCATGGAGGCATCAGGGTCCGACAGCAGTACGAAGGGCAGGTTGAAGGCCTCGATGAACCTGCCGTGGCTCGCCAGGCTGTCTTTACTGACACCCAGCAGCACTATGCCGCTGTCGTTCAGTGTTTGATGGCTATCCCGAAAGGCGCACGCCTCTTTGGTGCAGCCGGGGGTGTTGTCCTTGGGGTAGAAATAGATCACTACGGTCCGGCCGGCATACTGTTTCAAGTCATGTTGTTGCCCGTCGCTGCCGGGCAGCGAAAAATCGGGTGCCTGCTTTCCTTCCAATGCCATATCGCTTCCTCCTGAGATTATCCGTCGATTAGAGACGAGTCAATTTGTTCATTGTAATTGCAAAAAGGGCAAGATCAATCCTTTTTGAAGGCCGCAGATAAAAATGTTCGTCTTTTGACTTGGGTCAAAACATTTGCCCAGAGAAATAATAAAAAGGTGTTACACAAATCATAGGGCTTGCGGTTTCCATGAAAGGAGGCTGAAACATGTTTACGCGTCGCCAGTATCTCTGCGGGTTCATCCTGCTGCTTTCTCTATTGGCAAATGGCGTTTTTGCCCAGGGTGATCAGGGCAAAGAGCTGTTTGAAAAACACTGCGCCAGTTGTCACACCATCGGTGGCGGCGACTCCGGGGGACCTGATCTGAAAGGTGTCACTGCCAGGCGTCCGACCGATTGGCTGGAGCGGGTGATTGCCGAGCCCGACAAGCTGACCGCCGGAAAGGACGCCACCCAGGCCGAACTGGTCAAGAAGTACGGTTTCGAGATGCCGAATCTGGGGATCAGCAGGGACGACGCCAGGAAAATCATCGCCTTCCTCGGTGCCGAGGCATCGTCCGCCGCCAGTGGGGCTGCTACACCGGCCGCGGCGCCCCCTGCCGCAGAGAAGGCCATCACGGTCACGCCCGAACTGATCGCCACCGGCAAACAGCTCTTCACCGGGGAAAAGCGATTCAGCAAGGGAGGGGCCCCCTGCGGCGCCTGCCACGCCTTTACCTATCCGGGCGTACGGGGTGCCAACCTGGCATCCGACCTGACCCAGCTCTACGAGGGTATGGGAGAACAGGGCATGCGCGGGGTGCTCACCTCGCTCAAGTTTCCGATCATGAGATGGGTTTACGCCGACCGGCCGCTGAGTGACGAGGAAATCGCTGCCCTGATCGCTTTCAGCAAGGATGCCGGCGAGCAAAAGGGGGGACAGCCCGGTAAGGGGGTGGCTGCATCGGGAGCGGCCCTGTTCCTGTGCATCATCGTTGGGTTGACTCTTTACAAGAGGAGGATCGGATAATGTCGAACGATCGCATCAGGGACGAACATAGCCCGGAAGCCAGGGAATGGGAGCAGTTTTACCGGAACCGCTGGCAGTACGACAAGGTGGTGCGCAGCACCCACGGCGTCAACTGTACCGGCGGCTGCAGTTGGATGGTGCACGTCAAGGACGGCGTGGTGGGCTGGGAGCTGCAGGCCAACGATTATCCGCAGTTCAACGCTGATATTCCCAACCACGAACCGCGCGGCTGTCCTCGCGGGATCAGCTTTTCGTGGTACCTCTACAGTCCGCTGCGGGTGAAATACCCCTACCTGCGCGGCGTGCTGCTGGATCTCTGGAAAGAGGCCCGGGCGCGGCACGACGACCCGGTGGAGGCCTGGGCCAGCATCGTTGAGAACGAGGAGACCCGCAAGGCCTACACCAGCAAGCGCGGCATGGGCGGTTTCCGGCGCGGTACCTGGGAAGAGGTGCTGGAGATCATCGCCGCCTCCACCATCTACACCGCCAAGAAGGACGGACCGGACCGGATCATCGGCTTCAGCCCGATTCCGGCCATGTCCATGATCAGCTATGCGGCCGGCACACGCTTCCTGCAGCTCCTGGGGGGGGTGGCCATGAGCTTTTACGACTGGTACTGCGACCTGCCTCCAGCCTCGCCCCAAATCTGGGGCGAACAGACCGATGTGTGCGAGTCGGCCGACTGGTACAACTGCAGCTATTTCGTGCTGTGCGGTTCCAACGTCCCCATGACCCGCACCCCGGACGCCCACTTCCTGAGCGAGGCACGCTATCGCGGGGCCAAGGTGGTGGTCATGTCTCCCGACTACAACATGGCCACCAAGTTCGCCGACAGCTGGCTGCCGGTGGAGCAGGGGCATGACGGCGCCTTCTGGATGGCGGTCAACCACATCCTGATGAAGGAGTTCTATCTCGATCGTCAGACCCCCTACTTTCAGGAGTATGTCTCCAAATATACCGACATGCCCTTCCTGGTGAAGCTGAAACGAGAGGGAGCGAGCTGGTGGCTGCCGGGGGATTTCCTGCGGGCCGGCGAGATCGGGCGCGGACAAGCGGTGGACCTGCCGGAATGGACCCTGTGCGTACTGGACCAGGCGGGCCAGGTGCGCATCCCCAAGGGGAGCATGGGCAGCCGCTGGGGCAAGACCGAGGGGCACTGGAACCTGGATATGGTCGACTTGGTGGACGGTGAGCCGATCGACAGCCGCCTGACCCAGATCGGCGGCAAGAGCTGCATGGTCCGTTTCACCTTCGAAGGCTGTGGCAATGTGCTGCGCGAGGTGCCGGTTTCGCGCGTGGTGACCGCCTCTGGCGAAGAGGAACTGGTGGTGACGGTCTTCGACCTGCTGGCAGCGCAGCTAGGGGTATCGCGCGGCCTGGGAGGGGACTATCCGCAGGATTACAAGGACGACAAACCCTTTACTCCGGCCTGGCAGGAGAAATATACCGGTATCAGCCCTGAAACTGTGCTGCAGATCGCCCGCGAATGGGGCGAAAACGGCGAGAAGACCCAAGGGCGCAACATGATCATCGTCGGCGCCGGCATCAATCACTGGTACCACAACGACCTGATCTACCGCGCCGCCATTACCGCCCTGATCCTGACCGGCAGCGTCGGTAAGCAGGGGGGCGGGCTAGGGCATTACGTCGGCCAGGAAAAGGTCGTGCCCCTGGCCCCTTGGACCTCCGTTGCCATGGCCCAGGACTGGATCAAGCCGTCGCGCCTGCAGAACACCCCCAGCTTCTGGTACATGCACTCGGACCAGTGGCGTTACGACCGCAGCTTCGTGGATTACTTCAAGCCCGAGACCGGCGAGCCGATGCCGCTGCATGCCGCCGATTTCAACGCCAAGGCGGTGCGGCTCGGCTGGCTCCCCTTTGCCCCGCATTTCAACGACAGCCCGGTGCGGATCGTCGCGGAGGCGGCCAAGGCAGGGGCTCAGAACGACGACGAGGTGAGAAAGAATATTGTCGAGCGCCTGAAGAGCGGCTCGCTGCGCTTTGCCATCGAGGACATCGATGCCAAAGAGAATTCTCCCAAGGTCTGGTTTATCTGGCGCGGCAATGCCATCTCCTCCAGCGCCAAGGGGCACGAATATTTCCTCAAGCACGTGGTGGGGGCCCCCAACAGCGCCGTAACGGCCAAGGAATGCGCCAAGGGGCAGGTCAAGGATATCGTCTGGCATGACAAGGCGCCGGAAGGGAAGGTGGACCTGATCGTGGACCTGAACTTCCGCATGGACACCTCCACCCTCTACTCCGACATCGTCCTGCCGGCCGCCACCTGGTACGAGAAGCAGGATATGAACACCACCGACATGCACTCCTTCATCAACTGCATGGATGCGGCCGTGCCGCCGGCCTGGGAATCAAAGTCGGATTGGGAGACCTTTGCTGCTATCGCCAAGAAGGTCAGTGAACTGGCCCCTAAGCACTTCCCGACCCCGTTCAAGGAGGTCGTGGCCGCGCCGCTCCTGCACGACACCCCCGGCGAGATCGCCCAGCGCAGCGTCAAGGACTGGAAACTGGGCGAATGCGAAGCGATCCCCGGCAAGACCATGCCCAACCTGGCCATTGTGGAACGGGACTACGTCAACCTCTATAACCGCTTCATGTCCCTGGGGCCGGCCATCGGGCACCTGGGCGCCCACGGCGTGAATTGGGAGGCGGACGACGTTCATGAGAAGCTGCTCCGGGAGATGCCGACCCGTCAGTGGGGGGGCAAGCGTTTCATTGACCTGGAGAACGCGCAGAACGTGGCTGATGTGCTTCTGGCCCTGGCCCCTGAATCCAACGGCGAACTGGCCTATCGCGGCTATCAGAACCTGGAAAAGCGGGTCGGCAAGCCGCTGACTGCGCTGGCGGAAGGGAACCGCGGCTTCCGGCTCGACTACGACGCCCTCAAGGGACAGCCTCGCCGCTACATCAACTCCCCCATCTGGAGCGGCATCGTCAGCGACGAGCGCCCCTATGCGGCCTACACGCTCAACGTGGAGTACGGCGTGCCCTGGCGCACCCTCTCGGGCCGGCAGTCGCTCTACCTGGATCATCCCTACTACCGCGCCTTCAGCGAGGGGCTGCCGACCTTCAAAGGCAGGATCAATCCCGCCTGCCTGGACGACATGGACCAGCCCGACGGGCTGGTGCTGAACTTCATGACCCCCCACGGCAAGTGGAGCATCCATTCCACCTACAGCGACAACCTGCGCATGCTGACCCTCTCCCGGGGCGGCCAGGCGGTCTGGATCAACGACAAGGACGCCGAGGAGGCCGGGATCGCGGACAACGAGTGGGTGGAACTCTACAACAACAACGGCGTGGTGGTCTGCCGCACCATTGTCAGCTCCCGCATTCCCCAAGGAGCCGCGATCATGTACCACGCCCCGGAGCGGACCCTGGCGATTCCCAAGTCCCGCAAGAGCGGCAAGCGGGGCGGGGTCCACAACAGCCTCTCCCGCGTGCGGCTGAAGCCGACCCTGATGCTGGGGGGCTACGCCCAGTTCAGCTATTACTTCAATTACTGGGGGCCGACCGGCGTAAACCGCGACTGCTACATCATCGTCAGAAAGTTGAGGGGGTGAGCCATGGACGTCAGAGCACAACTGGTAATGGTTCTCAATCTGGACAAGTGCATCGGCTGCCACACCTGCAGTCTTTCCTGCAAGAACATCTGGACCGACCGGCAGGGTGCCGAATACATGTGGTGGAACAACCTGGAGACCAAACCGGGGGCCGGCTATCCGAAACAGTGGGAGGACCAGGGTAAATTCAAGGGGGGCTGGGTCAGGGAAAACGGTACGCTCAAACTGCGGGCGCTGGGCAAGCTGCCGACCCTGCTGAACATCTTCTTTCAGCCCAACATGCCCCGGCTGGATGATTACTACGAGCCCTTCACCCATGACTACGCCAATCTTTACAGGGCGGCCGAAGACAATGACCAGCCGGTGGCTGACACCATCTCCCTGGTGACCGGCAAAAAGATCGACACCATCAAGGGGGGACCCAACTGGGACGACGATCTTTCCGGCTCCTCCCTCTATGCCGCCAAGGATGTGAACCTGGAGGACCGGAAGATCCTGGAGGAGTACGACCGGCTGTTCATGTTCTACATTCCCCGGCTCTGCAACCACTGCCTCAATCCGGCCTGCGTGGCGGCCTGTCCCTCGCGGGCCATCTACAAACGGGGCGAGGACGGCGTGGTACTGGTGGACCAGGAGGTCTGCAAGGGATGGCGCTTCTGCACCAGCGCCTGCCCCTACAAGAAGGTCTACTACAACTGGACCAGCGGCAAGGCTGAGAAGTGCATCTTCTGCTATCCCCGCACCGAAACCGGCCAATGCAATGCCTGCGCCCACAGCTGCACCGGCAGGATCCGCTATCTGGGGGTGATCCTTTACGACGCCGAGCAGGTGGAAGCCGGGCTGAACGTGGAGGACCGTGACCTGATCGCGGCCCATCGCAGCCTGATTCTCGATCCGCTTGATCCGCGGGTGCTGACCAGTGCCCGAGCCAACGGTATTCCCGAGGCATGGCTGACAGCGGCCGCCAAATCGCCAGCCTATACCCTGATCAAGGAGACCGGTATGGCCCTGCCGCTCCACCCCGAGTTCCGCACCATGCCGATGGC belongs to Geobacter sp. SVR and includes:
- the narH gene encoding nitrate reductase subunit beta, which produces MDVRAQLVMVLNLDKCIGCHTCSLSCKNIWTDRQGAEYMWWNNLETKPGAGYPKQWEDQGKFKGGWVRENGTLKLRALGKLPTLLNIFFQPNMPRLDDYYEPFTHDYANLYRAAEDNDQPVADTISLVTGKKIDTIKGGPNWDDDLSGSSLYAAKDVNLEDRKILEEYDRLFMFYIPRLCNHCLNPACVAACPSRAIYKRGEDGVVLVDQEVCKGWRFCTSACPYKKVYYNWTSGKAEKCIFCYPRTETGQCNACAHSCTGRIRYLGVILYDAEQVEAGLNVEDRDLIAAHRSLILDPLDPRVLTSARANGIPEAWLTAAAKSPAYTLIKETGMALPLHPEFRTMPMAYYIPPLSPVLSSKTVSHELMAYEGIPSLETLRAPIGYLANLFSGGNQEVVAEVISKLIVLRKEMRRRTLGGEPDESVLGGVGLEPALVERLCRLFTNARYNERNVIPPQQREALEPERRKGGRGFGLAHTARGGL